Below is a genomic region from Leifsonia sp. Root112D2.
CAACGCCACCAGCGCGACACCGGGCGGGCCACAGCGGCAATACCAGACCACCGTGCTCTACCTGTGGGACATGGCGTTCAATCGCCAAAACTTCGGCAAGGCATCCGCCATCGCCTGGCTGTTGTTCATTCTGATTGTGCTGATCGGTTTACTCAACTTCTGGATCTCCAGACGCATCGCCGGCACCGAGGCCCGCGTGAGCCGAAGGCGCACCGCACGGCGACTCACGGCCCACAATGCCGAAAGAGCCGCGAATGCGGCATCCACCGCGGTCGGCATCGGTCATCTCACCGACCGACCAAACGCAAACGCCCCCGAGGCCGGCGACACCCCGGAGAGGAAATCATGAGCGCCACCACCACGGAACGCCCAACGACCGCAACACCCAGCGCGCCAGTGAAGTCGAAGGCGCCCCGCCGCAGGTCGATGGGCATCGATCGCCGACCCGGCTGGTTCACCTATGCCGTTCTCATCGTGATCTTCGTCGGCGGCGCGTTTCCGCTGTGGTGGTCGTACGTCGCCGGCAGCAGCCCGAGCTCAGTGCTCAGCGCCCAGTGGCCCCCGCTGCTACCCGGCGGACTGTTCTGGAAGAACGTCGGCGAGGTCCTCGACACCGTGCCGTTCTGGCTCGCGCTGGGCAACAGCATCATCGTCTCGACCATCATCACCGTCTCCGTCGTCTTCTTCTCGACACTGGCCGGTTACGCCTTCGCGAAGCTCAAGTTCCGCGGGCGCGAGGGGCTCATGGTATTCGTCATCGCGACGCTCGCGGTGCCCACGCAGCTCGGCATCATCCCCCTGTTCATGGTGATGAAGCAGTTCGGCTGGACGGGAACCCTCGGCGCCGTCATTATTCCGACGCTCGTGACCGCGTTCGGCGTATTCTTCATGCGCCAGTACCTGGTCGACGTGATTCCTGATGAGCTCATCGAGGCCGCCCGGGTCGATGGCGCCAACATGATTCGCACGTTCTGGCACGTGGGCATGCCCGCCGCGCGCCCCGCCATGGCCATCCTCTCGCTCTTCACCTTCATGACGGCGTGGACCGACTACCTGTGGCCGCTGCTCGTCGTTCCGCAGAATCCCACCCTGCAGGTGGCGCTCAGCCAGCTGCAGTCGGCCAAATACGTGGACTACTCGATTGTGCTTGCCGGCGCGGTGATGGCCACGATTCCGTTGCTCGTTCTGTTCATTCTCGCGGGCAGGCAGCTTGTCTCCGGCATCATGGCGGGCGCGGTGAAGGGCTGATGGCCGCTGCGCACAACCCCCTCGACGAGATGACGTGG
It encodes:
- a CDS encoding carbohydrate ABC transporter permease gives rise to the protein MSATTTERPTTATPSAPVKSKAPRRRSMGIDRRPGWFTYAVLIVIFVGGAFPLWWSYVAGSSPSSVLSAQWPPLLPGGLFWKNVGEVLDTVPFWLALGNSIIVSTIITVSVVFFSTLAGYAFAKLKFRGREGLMVFVIATLAVPTQLGIIPLFMVMKQFGWTGTLGAVIIPTLVTAFGVFFMRQYLVDVIPDELIEAARVDGANMIRTFWHVGMPAARPAMAILSLFTFMTAWTDYLWPLLVVPQNPTLQVALSQLQSAKYVDYSIVLAGAVMATIPLLVLFILAGRQLVSGIMAGAVKG